From a region of the uncultured Desulfatiglans sp. genome:
- a CDS encoding Cytochrome c Hsc: MLNQRNAFPAAAVFILALLLIIPGVLDAEEPLRSSYSPVVVNEPFTDVVERMKSAKPEVMKRQMDLLNERYDLSDRPAAGAMMSGGKKAVQEGVRVKLPKDVTWEALAGMKPEQIKEKGLWPAGFLPLPHPNHPEGGMVFPQFHIDEINKQEKRDLTRFDLDFDLPDHLLPEYPPPIYLTTRSDLGDVSQGKVVTIMNYYELFNGILNPKQLEGLRLLVTPFPQQQFNQTEDRRSELASRGVTCFDCHVNGHSNGSTHLVGDIRPQELRHRLDTPPLRGVNVQRLFGSQRALKTVEDFTEFEQRAAYFDGDPVIGTKKGLNILERGSQVHFMAEFQALLDFPPAPKLNLYGKLDPEKATESELRGEKVFFEKGQCSVCHPAPYYTDNLMHNLKAERFFKPVMVNGRLASADGPIKTFPLRGIKESPPYLHDGRLLTLEDTVEFFNLIQGLKLTEQEKKDLVAFMRAL; the protein is encoded by the coding sequence ATGCTGAATCAAAGAAATGCGTTTCCAGCAGCAGCGGTATTCATCCTGGCTCTTCTCTTGATAATCCCCGGGGTACTCGATGCTGAGGAGCCGTTGAGGAGCAGCTATTCCCCAGTGGTGGTCAACGAGCCTTTCACGGATGTGGTCGAGAGGATGAAAAGCGCCAAACCCGAGGTGATGAAAAGACAAATGGATCTGCTCAATGAGCGATATGACCTGAGCGACCGTCCTGCCGCAGGGGCGATGATGTCAGGCGGGAAGAAGGCCGTTCAGGAAGGCGTCCGCGTGAAACTCCCCAAGGACGTAACCTGGGAAGCCCTCGCCGGGATGAAACCCGAGCAAATCAAGGAGAAAGGTCTTTGGCCGGCAGGATTCCTTCCCTTGCCCCATCCGAATCATCCTGAAGGCGGTATGGTCTTCCCCCAGTTCCACATCGATGAAATCAATAAGCAAGAAAAACGGGATCTCACCCGCTTCGATCTGGACTTCGATCTGCCGGACCACCTCCTCCCCGAGTATCCCCCGCCGATCTATCTGACGACACGATCCGATTTGGGCGATGTGTCACAGGGGAAAGTCGTCACGATCATGAATTACTATGAGCTTTTCAACGGCATCCTCAATCCCAAGCAGTTGGAAGGATTGCGCCTGCTCGTGACCCCCTTTCCACAACAGCAGTTCAACCAGACCGAGGACCGGCGCTCTGAACTGGCGAGCAGAGGGGTCACCTGCTTCGACTGCCACGTCAACGGCCACTCGAATGGCAGCACGCATCTCGTCGGTGACATCCGTCCGCAGGAGCTGCGCCACCGGCTTGACACGCCGCCCTTGCGCGGCGTGAACGTCCAGCGCCTGTTCGGCTCTCAGCGCGCCCTCAAGACGGTCGAGGATTTCACCGAATTCGAACAAAGGGCTGCCTATTTCGACGGGGACCCCGTAATCGGGACCAAGAAAGGACTCAATATCCTGGAGCGCGGCAGCCAGGTCCATTTCATGGCCGAATTCCAGGCGCTGCTGGATTTTCCTCCGGCTCCCAAGCTGAATCTCTATGGAAAACTCGACCCTGAAAAGGCCACGGAGTCCGAACTGAGGGGCGAGAAGGTCTTTTTCGAAAAGGGTCAATGCTCCGTCTGCCACCCGGCGCCCTACTACACGGACAACCTCATGCACAACCTCAAAGCCGAGCGTTTTTTCAAGCCTGTCATGGTCAATGGACGTCTGGCCTCGGCCGACGGCCCGATCAAGACGTTTCCGCTGCGCGGAATCAAGGAGTCACCTCCCTATCTGCATGACGGACGGTTGTTGACCTTGGAGGACACGGTTGAATTCTTCAACCTGATCCAAGGCTTGAAACTGACAGAACAGGAGAAGAAAGACCTGGTGGCCTTCATGCGGGCACTTTAG
- a CDS encoding hypothetical protein (Evidence 5 : Unknown function), with the protein MSWYDSNKIYLPGPNHSFLYATQEVVPVMTNTVLCGRFQASRRPMAAEPADRAGEEVYRRFL; encoded by the coding sequence TTGTCGTGGTACGATTCAAATAAGATATACTTACCAGGGCCGAATCACAGCTTTTTGTATGCCACACAAGAGGTTGTCCCTGTCATGACAAACACTGTCCTATGCGGGCGTTTTCAGGCCAGCCGGCGCCCCATGGCGGCGGAGCCGGCGGATCGGGCTGGAGAAGAGGTTTATCGCCGCTTTTTATAA
- a CDS encoding putative HD domain protein (Evidence 3 : Putative function from multiple computational evidences), with translation MDIALKYRAIWDTGKTYLKNGRDVDLLHTRVSCDFAMRLLFHEGGNEDIVVPSIILHDIGYSVIEEEDLYKKTTYFGIHKGQDTGATYSKNIKMLHMKEGAVLARKVLESVGYISACIDEIVDIVGYHEDVSAFPPSDMSNINRIIVSDADKLFRLTAYNFSDILTIHGALAEDAFEYLLEMKNKWLVTKTAVLIAEEELRKIPGSQAFPSLFM, from the coding sequence ATGGATATAGCTCTTAAATACAGGGCCATTTGGGATACAGGAAAGACATATCTTAAGAATGGCCGTGATGTAGACCTGTTGCATACAAGAGTATCGTGTGATTTTGCTATGCGACTTCTGTTTCACGAGGGTGGAAATGAAGATATCGTAGTTCCGTCAATCATACTTCATGATATTGGTTATTCTGTTATCGAAGAAGAAGATCTCTATAAAAAGACGACCTATTTTGGTATCCATAAAGGGCAGGATACTGGGGCTACGTATTCCAAGAACATCAAGATGCTGCATATGAAGGAAGGAGCGGTTCTAGCCAGAAAAGTCCTCGAGTCGGTCGGCTATATAAGCGCTTGTATCGATGAAATTGTAGATATTGTAGGATATCATGAGGATGTATCGGCTTTTCCCCCCTCCGATATGTCGAATATCAACCGCATCATTGTCAGTGACGCCGACAAACTTTTTCGTCTGACCGCTTATAATTTCTCGGATATCCTGACGATTCACGGCGCTTTGGCCGAGGATGCCTTTGAATATCTTCTCGAAATGAAAAACAAGTGGCTCGTAACGAAAACCGCTGTGTTGATCGCTGAGGAGGAACTCAGAAAGATCCCCGGATCCCAAGCGTTCCCTTCCCTTTTCATGTAA
- a CDS encoding CoA-transferase family III protein has protein sequence MGLRNKNEKSGVEPMMEEKSRQSMPLEGIRILEYAIYHAGPGCGAILGDLGADVIKIETGEGDPERGWKGIDGNVQFILPNDESLMFHVSNRNKRGICLDLRKENGRAAFLKLIEKTDVFLTNLRHDTKLKLGLDYRTLSRVNPRLIHANVTGYGPEGPLKNLGAYDPAGQARSGMMYASGSKEPTLMHLAVLDQATAIAASHAILTALFVRERRGIGQEVHVSLFSTALWLLHSNLTVAGVLGVDPGLPWDRTKNSPLRNCFRCKGGDWIMGVHHPEKNWWAIFCEATGLTRLLDDPRYSTPDGRQERCAELVGIFDEVFMTKTRDEWIEIFQAREMMFSPVQNIYEVLGDIQALANRYLVEAEVGGIGKVKIPGYPIHFSACSAGTRSMGPGIGEHTDGILKELGYSEAEIAAVKEEAAS, from the coding sequence ATGGGGTTACGGAATAAGAATGAAAAAAGTGGGGTTGAGCCGATGATGGAAGAGAAGAGCAGACAGTCGATGCCCCTCGAGGGGATCCGGATTCTGGAGTATGCCATTTACCATGCCGGGCCCGGGTGCGGTGCCATCTTGGGGGATCTCGGGGCGGATGTCATCAAGATCGAGACAGGCGAGGGGGATCCGGAGCGGGGGTGGAAAGGGATCGACGGGAACGTTCAGTTTATTCTCCCGAATGACGAAAGCTTGATGTTCCATGTTTCCAACCGCAATAAACGGGGGATTTGCCTCGATCTTCGCAAGGAAAACGGGCGGGCGGCTTTTCTGAAGCTGATCGAGAAGACGGATGTGTTTCTGACGAACCTGCGCCATGACACCAAGCTGAAACTGGGTCTCGACTACCGCACCCTCTCACGGGTCAACCCACGGTTGATCCACGCCAACGTCACCGGGTATGGACCCGAGGGGCCTCTAAAGAACCTCGGGGCCTATGACCCGGCCGGACAGGCGCGTTCGGGCATGATGTACGCTTCGGGCAGCAAGGAACCCACCCTCATGCACCTGGCCGTCCTCGATCAGGCCACCGCCATCGCAGCCAGTCACGCCATTCTGACCGCCCTGTTCGTCAGGGAACGTCGGGGCATCGGGCAGGAGGTCCATGTCTCCCTTTTCAGCACGGCCCTCTGGCTGCTTCACTCCAATCTAACGGTGGCGGGCGTGCTCGGCGTCGACCCCGGTCTGCCGTGGGATCGAACCAAGAACTCCCCGCTCCGGAACTGCTTCCGCTGCAAGGGAGGGGACTGGATCATGGGTGTGCACCATCCCGAAAAAAACTGGTGGGCCATCTTCTGCGAAGCGACCGGCCTTACGAGGCTGCTCGATGATCCTCGGTACAGCACCCCGGACGGCCGGCAGGAACGCTGCGCCGAACTGGTGGGGATTTTCGACGAGGTTTTCATGACGAAGACCCGTGACGAGTGGATCGAAATATTTCAGGCGCGCGAAATGATGTTTTCCCCTGTTCAGAATATCTACGAGGTCCTCGGTGATATCCAAGCCTTGGCGAATCGTTACCTGGTCGAGGCGGAGGTTGGGGGGATCGGGAAGGTGAAGATTCCGGGGTATCCGATCCACTTCAGCGCCTGCAGCGCCGGTACCCGCAGCATGGGTCCGGGCATCGGGGAACATACGGATGGGATCCTGAAAGAGCTGGGGTATTCAGAGGCGGAGATCGCGGCGGTGAAGGAGGAGGCCGCCTCGTGA
- a CDS encoding conserved exported hypothetical protein (Evidence 4 : Unknown function but conserved in other organisms) — protein MHRLYTFALAAVVALTGALFLPTFLESQGVQAMELKSIAFEEGKPIPVQYTCDGPDVSPPLTWSGVPAGTKSLALICDDPDAPMGTWVHWVYYDIPAEAGGLPEAVRPDEKPSPGGTHGKNDFRKLGYGGPCPPGGTHRYFFKLYALDTILGLGASATKKELLAAMEGHILEQAQLMGTYKRR, from the coding sequence ATGCACCGCTTGTATACCTTTGCCCTGGCGGCTGTCGTCGCGCTTACGGGCGCGCTCTTTCTGCCAACCTTTCTGGAGAGCCAAGGAGTCCAAGCCATGGAACTGAAAAGCATCGCTTTTGAAGAAGGCAAACCTATCCCCGTTCAATACACCTGCGACGGGCCTGACGTCTCACCCCCTCTGACATGGAGCGGGGTGCCGGCAGGGACGAAGAGCCTGGCGCTCATCTGCGACGACCCGGACGCCCCGATGGGAACCTGGGTGCATTGGGTCTACTACGACATCCCGGCCGAGGCCGGCGGCCTGCCGGAAGCCGTCCGCCCCGATGAGAAGCCCTCCCCGGGCGGCACCCACGGAAAGAACGATTTCAGAAAACTCGGATACGGCGGCCCCTGCCCTCCGGGCGGCACCCACCGCTATTTTTTCAAACTCTATGCCCTCGACACGATCCTCGGGCTCGGGGCGTCTGCAACCAAAAAGGAGCTTCTGGCCGCCATGGAAGGGCACATCCTGGAACAGGCCCAGCTCATGGGAACCTACAAGCGCCGCTGA